CAACGAATTTAGCCCCATCTCCCAAGACTTCTCGGTTATAAACCGTGTCTCGTGCAACCGTTGGAGCGCCGCAAGCCATGGCCTGCACGAGAGCCGGATTAGTACCCCCCACGCTATGGCCGTGAAAATATGCCCCGGCATGCTGCCACAGCGCCAGCAACCTGCGGTCATCGCTCACGTGGCCGAGCCAGGAAACATTCTCGTATTTCCGGGCGAGTTCGGCTGCTCGCTCATCGAGAAGTCCGCCGTATCCAGACGATCCGACTATCACAATCTTCGTTGTAGCAGCTAAAACTTCCGCTGCATCGAAGAATTCAGCAACGGTGTTTTCCGGCACGAAACGGGCCACCAATAGTGCATAAGAACGAGATTCCAGACCCGGTTCCACGGGCAACACCCCAGGTACGTCGCCCCCGTAAGGAATGAACACGCTTTCACGGGAAAACCCTTGGATCCATCGACGCTGAATCTCGGCCGCATCTGCCACGAGTGTGCCACCAAACCAAGAAGTGAAGCGAGCGGCAAGTTTGAAAATGCCCTTTGCCAATCGGCCCCACTTAGCCCGTTCCCATTCGATCCCGTCCACGTTGACTACCACGGGTATTCCTCGGAGCCTAAGCAGAGGCAACCAGAAGCCGTTTGCCACGTTCATCACCAGAGCGACATCTGGTTTGCTTCGCATTGCGTGGAGAACAGCAGTCAACCCATATGACAAGGTGCTGAGCGATTTGCTTTCGATGCCTGATGTGACCACGGTGCGCACACGATGATCGCGCCCATCGTCGTGGTCCCGTGTCGCGCCGTGTCGACCATAGACAGTCACGTCCCAGCCAGCATCCGCCAAGTATGGCGCCAGTTTCCGCACAGCGGTTTCAAAGCCTCCGTAATAGCTTGGATAACCTCGAGTGCCAATAATGGCTACTGATACAGACATGGGTCCCCCTTTTTTCTTTTAGGCCGGCTCAATCCGACCGAGTTGCATGGCGTCTAAGCGCTTGTCCGTCGTCGGACCAATTCCAGGGTGCCCTTGCATACCGCCGTCAGATAAATACCATAGCTACTGCTACTTAGCACCCTTAAGTGAGGCATCAGTCTTAATCGTGCGCAGCGCGGAAGGTGGCAGGAGGAGTATGGGCCAAGAACAGTTCAATGGTATCCCTTCGTCAGACTGGCAACACGACCACCTCGTGCAGTAGCTGTACCCCGCCTGATCCACTGCGGCTGGATCTTCCCAACGCAGGTCTTGCTCGCCGCTAGTTCCGGTAGATGTAAGTGCAACATTTTTTGGCCTTCCACAGGCACCTGTAGCATATGCACGGAGTCACCCTCAGTAGGGGATGAATAGATTACGGGGATGCTGAGTGGGGACAATGTCTGGTTGGCGGGTGCGTACCGCACGCACCCTGAGGGTAGTAGACGCGTTTGTCATTGCTTGGGCAGTAACTGGCGCATACGTAGTCCGGTTCGGATTTGAACCCAACTTCGTGATCTCAGGTCAGGAAACCAACTACGCTTGGCTGTCCATCGTCTTATGTTTCGCTTGGTGGTTCATGCTAGGCGCTTGGAATAGCCGCCAGAGTCGCATTCTGGGTTCAGGGCCTGACGAATACAAACGGGTGGCAGCGGCATCTCTTTGGCTATTTGGACTGCTTGCGATTTTCTCTTATGTTTTCCGAATTGACACTGCCCGCGGATATGTTGGTATTGCGCTGCCTGTCGGGCTCTTAGGACTCATTCTCGCGCGGTGGTTGCACAGGCAGCATTTAAGTGTCAGTCGTCAAAAAGGCGCGAGTATGTCGCGATTGCTCATTCTGGGTGGACCCAACGCCGTAGCTCATTTAGCATCGAGCCTCACCCGGGCAAAGGAAGCTGGTTATCTTCCCGTCGCCGCGTATACCCCAGGAAGTAAAGTCAACCAATCGGACCAAGACATTGCCGGCCTGCCAGTGCTCGGAGCTAGTCCTAACACCTCATCCATCCTCGAAGCAATATCGGACTGTGGCGCCGATGCTGTTGCTGTATCGGCGGGCGTACAACTGCATCCACAAACGCTAAGGCAGCTTGGATGGGAACTCGCAGCGCGAAATGTTGGACTCATCATGGCCCCAGCCCTGACCGACATCGCTGGCCCCCGGATTCATACACAGCAGGTCGCCGGTTTGCCACTGATTCACGTCACCACGCCGACACTTGAAGGGGGTCAGCGTGTTGCCAAAAGGCTGTTTGATGTTGTTGTGTCCGGTGTCTTGATCCTGGCTTGTTCACCAATGATGCTGATACTTGCGCTTTGGGTCCGCTTGGACAGCAGGGGACCTGTCTTCTTCCGGCAGGAGCGAGTTGGCATAGAGGGGGCCCCTTTTGAAATGCTTAAGTTTCGCTCCATGGTTGCCGATGCCGAGCAGAGACTCGCTGAATTGGGGGAGCGCAATGAAGGAAATGGCGTCCTCTTCAAGATGAAGAACGATCCCAGAGTCACGCGCGCGGGCGGCTTTCTTCGAAAATACAGCCTTGATGAGCTCCCACAGCTATTCAACATTTTCGCGGGAAGTATGAGCTTAGTGGGCCCACGTCCGCCGCTACCTCGTGAAGTCGCCGAGTACGAGCACGATGTGAGACGCAGGTTGCTAGTAAAGCCAGGCTTAACCGGGCTCTGGCAGGTTAGCGGTCGTTCGAACCTTTCGTGGCAAGACTCTGTCCGGCTTGACCTCTACTACGTAGAGAACTGGTCCCTGGCCGGCGACATGGTCATCATTCTTCGCACAGTGCGTGCAGTATTTCAAAGCACCGGCGCCTACTAAGCATTACGACCACCGCTTGCACTCTGTTCCGGAAGGACGCCGCTCAGCATGACGAAAAGTTTGAACGAATCACAATCCTCAAAGAACAGCTCGCGCCAAACTGGCGGACGGGCCACGCGACCGCGGAACCGCCGGCGCATTCTCATTACCGGTATTTGGACGGCAACGGCCGCCGCAATACTATCCGTCGCGGCGCTATGGATCGGAGGACGAGCTGAAACAATCAACACTGAGCTTGATGCTGCAGCACAACTCGTTCCGCAACTGAAGAACCAAGTCGCTGGCAATAATGCACAGCAGGCTGGAGCATCTGTAAACCGGTTGAGAATTCATACGGCTGCAGCACGCAACGCCGCAGAAGACCCACTGTGGACCTTGGCCTCCGCCGTTCCTTTTCTCGGTCCCAATTTTGATGCCGTATCTGAAATAGCGCGTACGGCCGACGATGTTGCGACGTTGGGTGCTGCTCCGCTAGTTAAGGTCTTTGATTCGCTCAACTGGGATATTTTGCTGCCCACTGTCAGCGGTACGGATTTAGAACCGCTCAAAAAGGCTGCCCCTAGCGCCGCTTCCGCCGCCCATGCTGTGCGCATCTCCGTCGAGCGACTGGAACGCATCGAAACCAGCCGCCTACTGCCCGAAGTGGCTGATCCTCTGATCAGAGCCAAAGAAGAATTGCGGTCGGTGACCGACACCCTCGATGCATCGGCTGATGCTGCGCTGATTATCCCCGACATGTTGGGAGCGGAAGGGGGCCGCAACTATCTACTCATGATCCAAAACAATGCGGAGTCCCGCGCCTCCGGCGGCATCCCCGGCGCACTGGCAGTCGTAAAGCTCGAAGACGGAAAATTGACCCTAGGCGCTCAGACCACCGCTGGTGAAATAGGCACCTTCTCGCCGTCGTTGCCCGTTGACACCCAACAACAACAGATCTATACAGCGCGCCTCGGCAAGTACATGCAGGACGTCAACCTAACCCCTGACTTTCCCACTGCGGCCAGCAGCGCCGTAGCGATGTGGGAGAAGAAAACTGGCAACAGTCTTGACGGCGTTCTCTCCATCGACCCGGTCGCGCTCAGTTACATACTCGCAGCTACTGGTCCCGTAGAAATCGCAGACTCGGACTGGTCCCTTGCCAACAGCGGGTTGCCCTCGGAGCTGAACGCCAAGAATGTTGTTTCAACATTGCTTTCCGACGTCTACGCGAAGATAGAACGCCCCGAACTTCAAGACGTGTATTTTGCCGGTGTCGCTCAGAAAATATTTGCAGAGCTCGCACTTGGCAACGCAGACGCCAAGCGCCTGATCGTAGGCATTACGCAGGCAACCTCGGAGGGGCGAGTGCGAGTGTGGTCCGCGACGTCCGATGAACAGAAAGTAATTGCCAAGTATCCGCTCGGCGGTTCGATCGCTGGCGAAAGTGTCGGTCCGGCAGAATTTGGCGTTTATTTTAATGACGGCACGGGCGCCAAGATGGACTATTACGTCAAGAGAACCGTGCAACTCGTGAAAGAGTGCCCGGTAGACGGCTACGAACAAACGTCGGTGAGGATAACCAGCACCAACTCAGCGCCACTTGACGCGGGAACTTCCCTGCCCGCTTATGTCACGGGGAATGGCGCCTTCGGCGTTCCCCCAGGCTCTGTACAAACCAACATCGTTGCCTACGGACCCGCCCAGGCACATGTTGAGACTGCCGAGCTCGACGGGCAGCGAACGGGCTTCGCTCCTTATTTTCACGGTGACCGACCTGTGGGCGTCTTGGCCGTCCTTCTAGCGCCAGGCGAGAGCAAAACCGTAGACATAACGTTCGGCAAGATTCCACAGCAGTCGGAACCTAACGTTGTTGTCACACCGACTGTCCAGCCCGTAAAGGATGTGACACTGCCCACGGAAAATGCTGTCTGTAGCTAAGTGCATAGGCAGCACGTTAACACTATGTAAACCGACTGGATTGAGATTGCTCACAGGGAAGAGCAGGTGGTAACGTCTTTTTGGGATATCTATCCGTAGTTCTGCACAAAGGTCTCGTGCGGAGGGGAACACTCCCCAAAATCGGGTACAACTAAACTTAAACGTCTCCGGGGGGACACTCATGAAGAAAACACTTGCAGCACTCGCACTTGCGGGTTCCATCGCTCTTATCGGCTCGGCTCCTGCCATGGCCGCCACTTACCCGGCACTCCCGCCTCAGGCTGCTGTTTCTGACGGTGTAGTTGGTCCGGGCGAAGACTTCATTTTCAGTGGCCAGGGCTTCCTGGCCGGTGAAACCCTCACCATCACAGTGACTCCAGGCGATGCCCCTGCGTCTGATGGTGCAAGCATCGCCGGTGGCGCCGCAGTGGCAGGCAAGATCAGCCTGTACCTGGCGCCCTCGACCCTTAGCACCACCGCCGATGCGCAGGGTAAATTCTCCCTGCCGATCTCCATCACCGAACCCGGAAACTACAGCCTGACGGCTACGGGTAACACCTCTGGGGTGACCGTTGGTCCCCTCGCGGTAACGGTGGCAGCTTCCTTGGCCAACACCGGCTCCATCACGGGCGGCGCTCCGCTGGCCAACACCGGTTCCGGCCTCGCTAACACCGGCGCCGACTCTGGCCTGGTTCTCTGGACCCTGGTTGGCGCAGGCGCACTGGCCGCCGGCGCAACTTCCGTAGTGGTTGTTCGTCGCCGTGCCAAGGCAGAGGCTGCTGCATAACCGATACACCTCCTAGCACCAAAGAAGGTGGGTGTTCTCCGGAAGCGGAGAACACCCACCTTCTGCATTTAACTCAGTGTGATATTTATTAGGGCTATGGGGAGACATTGGCGCAGAACACCACGAGAGCTGGACTTCTCAATACCACTCCGCCCCCAGGTGCTCCGCTACATCCTTCTCGGGCTCCTGGCGGCCGCTGCCCTGGGTACTGCCGTAGTTGCCCTCTTACGGGCTTCCTGAGGAACCCTTGAGACTCCTCCATAACCGTAGTGTTTGGCGTCTCGTCCTCGTGGTCATGTTTATCCCGCTAGCCTTCATCGCTTTCTGGCCGAACCCCGTGGATCAGCCCGTGCAGGGGCAACTCGCAAGCGTCCTTTATTTTCTTCAGCTTCACGGCATCCCGCGATGGTTCAATTACAAATTCATCGAAGCCTCCGCCAACATTGCCCTTTTCGTTCCGCTCGGCTTCGTTATCGCACTTTCTTTTCCGGAGAAACGCTGGTGGCAGGTCGGAGCGTTTGGCCTGCTCATTTCCGGCTGCATGGAACTGGGCCAACTCCTGTTTCTTCACAACCGCTTTGCAAGCTCCATCGACATCCTGACAAACACGTCAGGAGCTGTCATGGGAGCTCTGCTGGCCCTCTGGGCGCTCAAAAAACAGAGGCCCGCAACCTCTCGGCAGCGGACCTCTAACTAGCAGCTAGAACCTCAGCTAGTTCACGAAGCCCTTCATCCAGGTCTTCAGGTCCTCGCCGAACTCGACCCGCTCGGACGCCAGTGTGATGACGGCCTTGAGGTAGCTCAGCTTGTCGCCCGTGTCGAAGCGGCGGCCCTTGAAGACCACGCCATACACACCGGAGCCTTCACCCTCGCCGGCAGCCAGAGTCTGCAGGGCATCCGTCAGCTGGATCTCTCCGCCGCGGCCCGGCGCGGTGTGCTCCAGGACGCCGAACACAGACGGGTGCAGCACGTACCGGCCGATCACGGCCAGGTTGGACGGCGCGTCGCCGACGGCAGGCTTTTCCACCAGGCTGTTGACGCGGACGTACTCTTCGCCGTCCACAGCGGTGATGTCCGCGCAGCCGTAGGCGCTGATCTGGGACGGGTCCACCTCGATCAGGGCGATGACCGAACCGCCGGTCTTCTGCTGGACCTCCATCATGGTGCTCAGCAGGTCATCGGCCTCGTCAATCAGGTCGTCGCCCAGCAGCACCGCGAAAGGCTCGTCCCCCACATGCTGTGCAGCGCACAGCACCGCGTGGCCCAAGCCCTTGGCCTCGCCCTGGCGGACGTAGTGGATGGGGCCCAGCTCGGAGGCGTACTGCACGGATTCCAGGCGATCGGTATCGCCCTTCAGTTCCAGCGCACGCTCCAGGCCAGGCTCGCGGTCAAAGTGGTCCTCAAGGGAGCGCTTGTTCCGCCCCGTAATCATCAGCAGGTCGGTGAGGCCGGACTTTACGGCTTCCTCCACGACGTACTGGATGGCCGGGCGGTCTACCACCGGCAGCATTTCTTTCGGCATTGCCTTGGTGGCGGGCAGGAAGCGAGTTCCCAATCCGGCAGCAGGAATGACGGCTTTGGATATTGCTTTCCCCGTAGTCATAGGTGAACCTTACAAATCAGCGGTAGATAAAGGCAATTTTTGATGGCTGTTCCCGGGTTTCGACAAGCTCAACCACCGGGGCGGACCTCAACCACCGGGCCCTTTGGTTTCGACAAGCTCAACCATCGAGGCCTTTGAGGTTCCGCATGAGTTGGGGAGCCGAACGCAGAAACCTGGCCCATCTGGCACGGTGCTGCAGGAGTCGTCCCCGTAGGGACGTGTCGGCGTAGATGTTCACGCTCAGGAGAGCCTCCTGCTGCGGGAAGGCTGCGAACCACAGCATCTTTGGTTTGATCTGCCATGGCGCCTGCAGAACAGCGATGAGCCGGGCGCTCCCTGGCTCCTGGGCCAGGAGCCGGTTGCGCCATTCCATGGATGGCTGCGGCCACGCTAATACAGCAGTCTTGGGAAGGAGGTCCTCGAGAAAGGGGCGCATGGCCGCCAATGAGCCCGTGGCGATGGCCATTTCCAGGACGGAAGACGCCTGCGCTTGCCGTTCTGTTAAGTGGGCCAAGAACTCAAGCTCCTGCCGGCACGCAGGCAACTCGGGCGACCGGAGGGCATGCAGTGCCAGGATCAGGATTCCCAGCGCCGTTGACGGGACTCGCACCTCTTGTCCTGCAAGCTCCAAGTCCTCGGTATTCACCAACATCACCTCGAAGCAGTCGCTGGCCGGATTTTCCATTCCCGGAAAGCGAAAATGGACGTCGATGCAACAAGGCCATTCAGGGTGGTCGACGGTCACCGAGTGCTTTGGAAAGGTCCTGCTGTCCGGATCCACGGGGCGCTCCCGCCAACCCCGCTCTCGCAGGCCTTCCAGCATTTGCTCCAGGTTGGAGGGGGCCACGAAAATATCCACGTCACCAGACATTCTGGGCTGCCTCAGCCCCTGGATTACACTCGCCGGTCCCTTGATGAAGAAGGCTCTGATTCCCAGGCTGTCCGCTACCCGAGACGCGAGCGCGTGGCCTAGGAGCACGCCTTCGGGGATGCTGAGCTGCGTTTCATTGGCACTGTCCGGCACGGGGACCCTTAGCCTTTGGCCCTGCGCCCACCGCGCACGGCTTCGAAGAAACCATCCGCTTCGTGCACGTTCGGGATGGCGATTCGCTGCGGATCGGCTTCAGCCGCCGGGGCGGGCGCCGAGGTATACGTTCCGTAGTACGAATAGGCATCTGTTCCCCTGGTTGGAACGTAATTGAGGACGGCGCCAAGGACGCGGCCCTTGACCTTCTCGAGGTTCCCCAGGGATTGGGCCAGCTGCTCCTGGGTGGTCCTGCCCGTCTGGATGACCACAATGGCACCGTCCGCTGCACGCGAAAGGACTGCGGCATCAGTCACCGGAAGCAGCGGCGGCGCGTCAATCAGGACGATCGCATCCTCGGCCAGCGCATTGAGCATGTTCCTCATGGCCCGGGACCCAAGCAGCTCGCTCGGGTTCGGCGGAACTCGGCCCGAGCCAAGGACTGAGAGGTTCGGCAGGGCACCCCACGGCTGCAGGACATCCGCCAATTCGGCGGTGCCGGTGAGGACAGTGGTGACCCCGGCTCCCGGAACCAGATTGAAAACGTCCACCAGCGTGGGGCGGCGGAGGTCGCCGTCGACCACCACGACGTTTTGACCAGCCGCTGCCATGGTGACCGCAAGGTTGGCCGTGACCGTGGACTTTCCTTCGGACTGAACGGAACTGGTCACCACAATGATCCGCGGCGGTTGGTCCACGTCAAGGAAGCTGAGGTTGGTGCGCAGTTCACGGAGGGCCTCACCCATCGCTCCGCCGGCGTCGTGGGCCTGGGCTCCGGTGCCAGCATCCAACACGGTGCTTTTCCCGTCCAGGCGGTGGTCCATGGGAAGAGTGCCGATCACAGGGACACCGAAGAGCCGTTCGATTTCGGCGGCTTTGCGGATGCGCCGGTCTAGATGCCGGCGGATCACCGCATAGGCGACACCGAGCGCTGAGCCGACGAGTGCGCCCAGCGCGAGGTTGAGCTTGACGTTGGGTGACGTGGGACTGGTGGGAAGGACTGCCTTACCCAGCGGAAGTACCCGGACAGCCGTCGCGGTGGTGTTCGCCGACGACCCGGCGCCCGGCGTTGCTGCGCCCGACTCAACAACAGCCTCACCCGCAGGTACAGTTTCTATCGCTTCCACCTGGGCGGCCAGGCCGTTGACCCAGGCATCGGCGACCCGTTGCGCTGTAGCCGGGTCGGTGGACTCGGCAGTCACCCGGATCTCGGCCGTGTCCAAGGGGACCTTCACGCTGATGGCGCCCAGCAGGGTGTCGGCGGTGGTGTTCAGCTCGAGGGCCTGGATGACCCGGTCTGCCACGAGCCGCGACTTTGCCACGGACTCGTAGTTCTTGACCTTGGCCTTGGCCAGGCTGTCCCCGGCCAGTGACAGGCTCACGTTGTCCGAGCCTGGCGTGACTACGATGCCGCTGGAATCGGAGGAGTAGATCTTGGGCTGGAGGATGGTCCAGCCGCACGCCGCCAAAGTGGCCAGCAGGGTGAAGGCGACAATGGCCTTCCAGTAAACCCGAAGCAGCCGGAGGTACTCTGTCAGGTCCATGCCTTCGGGCGCTTCTGGGGGAGCGGCTGTTGTGCTCATCGTGATTCCTTCCACGCAAGTTTTGTTCTTTCCTGTCCCGGTCTTCGTTGCCGGCGTACTGCTTCGAGTGGTCCCCCACGCGATAGGCGGCTAGTCGCGGCCCTGTTCCAGAACTGATTTCGCGATGAGCTGCGCTGTAGCTGCGGCGACGGCGTCCCGGTAGCCTTCCGGGGTGCCGTGCGCCTTGCCGACTTCTTCAGCGAGCTGGTGCACCGGGACCGGGTTGGCTGATGCTTCCCAGATGGCCGGGCCGATTCCGCTCAGCCTTACGATCTCGTTGTCGAGCATGACCAGCAGCTCGTTACCAATGGCCACTGCATCTTTCGGTGCGGCGCGGCGGATGCAGCCGTACGGGATGAGTGCCGGCCGGGCACCTTCGGCTGCCCGGGCTTCCCATTCAGGCTCCGTTCCGGGCTGCTTTTCCAGCTGCGTCCGGAACAGCGGTTCCAGGGCTGCCGGCAGGTCAGCCGCTTCCGAGTAGGTGACCTTCCAGACTCCCCCGACGCTGTCTATCAGCCGGCAGAGCGACTGCAGCGGCTCCTCCATGTCCCCCTGCGAGGAAGAGTCCGGGATCAGGGCGAGCACCGCATCAGCCAGCGGAACCCTCTCCAGCACTGGGGCCGCGGTTTTATCTTGGACCCGGTCCAGCAGCACGATGGACTGGATGAAGGGGTTAGCGGGGACTGGCAGGAGTGCGAGCTCGTCAGGTCCCACCTGGCCTTTGGGTGCGCCAGGCTCCTGCTTTACAGACAGCGGTTTGGGATACGGAACCACCCAGCCATCGGGTGCGATGGCTACGGTCTCGTCCGTGACATATCCATAGGTCCTGGCCAGCACGGAAACCGCAGTGGTTTTGCCCGTTCCCGACTTGGCCACGAGTGCCACCACTGCACCCGTTTCACGGTCTGCCACGCCGCATGAGTGGAGCATCACGAGGTGGCCGGCGTTGGCCAGGATGGCCGCTACCGTGAGCCGGGACGTGAGGTTCTCAGCCAGCTCCTCGAAGGAAGCGGCCTGCAGTTGGAACGCGCCGCCGTCGTGCTTTAGGGCCTGCGAGGCCACGGACGCCGTGAACGGACTGCAGTCTGTGGGTTCCGCAGCCAGCGGCGGAAGCAGCGGCTTGCGGCTGCTGGCACACCGTGCCCATGCCAAGCTCATACTCTCCCGCTGCTGCCGGGTAACGGCACGGCCCCAGCGGACTACGAACTGGATTCCCAGGACGTCCAAGGGCAGCACGTCACTGCCTCGTGCCAATTCCGCGAACAGCCGTTTCCTCCAAGCCAAACGTGTGTTCCCCCTGATTCCCGCGGACCTCATGCTCTCAACGCGCAGCGCCGGGGGCAGCCTCAATCAGGCGCCGTGCTTCGAGGCTGGCGAGGAAGTCTTCCAGCTGGGCCTGCATCTGTCCGGACCGGTCCTCAAAAGTGGCCTCCAGCTCAGCGAGGATGGAGTGCTCTGACCGTTGGCCGTCGATGAGGTTCCAAATGCTTGCAGCTGTCCCTTCCAGGACCACGGGCTGGGTCGCGTCCAGATGGAGCAGGGCAACCCGGGCAGCTGAGTCTGACAGCACCTGAGCAACCAGCCTGCCTTGGCGCCAGATCACGGGATGACCATTGTGATGCCAGGAATGACGAAGGTGGCGGAACCCACGCTGAGGGTCATCGTAAAGGTGTAGGTCTGACCACTTGTAGGTGTGGTTTGGCCTTTGCCGTCCAGGTAATAGAAAGAAATGGCTTGAGCCGCCGATTGATTACCAGCAATGGTAATAGTCGCAGTCGAGGCATAGGCGGCATCGAAGGTCGCTGCAGCTACCGTGTTTCCAGTCAATGATTTCACAGCGATACCTGAAGCGATCGTTCCGCGGTCTACGCCAGGAACAATTCCAACGGTTACTGTCTGAGCCGCTGGGGAAGTGTTCTGAACAGTGAGGGTCGAAGGACCTTGACCAGTTCGTGTGCCACCTGCCCCCTGTTGTTTCGAATGGTTGATTGTGCCAAAAGGCCCGGCGGTGATGGACAAGGTAGGCGAAGCCGCTGCCGCCGGAGCTGCGATGGCGGTTGCGATCACAGGCAGCGACCAGGCCACACCTGCGACTACCCTGCGGCGGCTGAACCCGTTCTCTTCGCCGCTGGTGACCTTTTCGTTCAAAACCGCAGACAATGACGCCCCCGTTGTAGTCTTCAGCCGCGGCCGGTCCCTAAAAGACCGGCAGCGGGGATCGGCCGGGCGATTCCCGGCTTCGACTACTCTTGCGAACGCGACTTAAGATTCCTGCAACCCACCTGCAAGGTTGGGTCAAGATCTGCTTGTGAGGGGTTTCGACAGGCTCAACCGGGTTCGGCCGAGAAGGTAGTTCCGCCTTCATCCGTTACCGCCTGGTCCGATTCCCCCAGGCCTGCTGACGCGGAACAGTCATCGCACCGGCCAACAAATTGATGGGGGCAGGTGGCGAGGTTAACGCCATCCCCCGTGGCTAATCTGTGTCGCATTGATCCCGCCGTTCCTGAATCGTCCCGGCTCGCCGGCGGACTCATTGTTTCAACCGCCGCGATGCTGGTGCCGGCGAATGCTGGAGCGGGAACCGTGATCGCGAAAGCTCTCTCCTCGCCGGCACTTTCAGTGAACAACGAACCGAAGCCGGAAACACGAGTAGGCAATACCCGATTCTTCAGGCCGACCGTACCCACCTAGCCCAGGTAAGCGGAATCTACCTATGCCCCTACAGGTTTTCGCTCCCCACCGACTCAACCACCGGGAGGGGTTTCGACGGGCTCAGCCGCGGAATTGCGGCTCACGCTTCTCTTGGAATGCCCGGAAACCCTCGGCATAATCGTCCGTCTTGCAGAGCCGCGCTTGCTCGGTGTTCTCCTCCGCCATGGCTTCCCATAGGCCCAGGCGCTGGTCGCGGATGTGGGCCACCAGCTCCTTGCTTGCGTTGAAGGCCCCGGTAGCCCCGCGGGCCACCTTGGCGACAATTGCCTGGGTGGTCTCCAGCAGCTCACCCGCCGGCATGGCACGGCTGAACAACCCCTGCGCCACGGCCTCCGTGCCGCTGATCAGCTCCGTCGTGTAGATCAGGTCCAGCGTCCGGTGCATCCCGAGCCGTTCGGTGAAGTACCAGTGCCCACCGGAATCCAGCGTTGCCCCCAGCTTCGCGAACGGCGAGCCGAACTTCGCGTTCTCCGCCACGTACACCACGTCCGTGGCCAGCAACAGGCCCAGACCCACGCCCAGGCACGCTCCGTGAGCTGCCGCGAACGTGGGAGCCGGGAACGCACTCATCTTCTTCAGCAGCGGCTCCACCAGCCCGCCCAGGTACATAGCGGCGTCGTCATTCTCCGGGTTCACCCCCGCGATGTCCCGGCCCGCGCAGAAGGCGCGGCCCTCTCCCCTCAGCAGCAGCGCCCGCACCTCACCGCGGGAGGCGGCGGCAGCAGCGTCGTCGTACGCCTGGGACAGCTCCGCCAGCGCCTGCTCATCCAGCGAGTTCAGCTTGT
This genomic interval from Arthrobacter sp. SLBN-100 contains the following:
- a CDS encoding sugar transferase gives rise to the protein MSGWRVRTARTLRVVDAFVIAWAVTGAYVVRFGFEPNFVISGQETNYAWLSIVLCFAWWFMLGAWNSRQSRILGSGPDEYKRVAAASLWLFGLLAIFSYVFRIDTARGYVGIALPVGLLGLILARWLHRQHLSVSRQKGASMSRLLILGGPNAVAHLASSLTRAKEAGYLPVAAYTPGSKVNQSDQDIAGLPVLGASPNTSSILEAISDCGADAVAVSAGVQLHPQTLRQLGWELAARNVGLIMAPALTDIAGPRIHTQQVAGLPLIHVTTPTLEGGQRVAKRLFDVVVSGVLILACSPMMLILALWVRLDSRGPVFFRQERVGIEGAPFEMLKFRSMVADAEQRLAELGERNEGNGVLFKMKNDPRVTRAGGFLRKYSLDELPQLFNIFAGSMSLVGPRPPLPREVAEYEHDVRRRLLVKPGLTGLWQVSGRSNLSWQDSVRLDLYYVENWSLAGDMVIILRTVRAVFQSTGAY
- a CDS encoding VanZ family protein — its product is MFIPLAFIAFWPNPVDQPVQGQLASVLYFLQLHGIPRWFNYKFIEASANIALFVPLGFVIALSFPEKRWWQVGAFGLLISGCMELGQLLFLHNRFASSIDILTNTSGAVMGALLALWALKKQRPATSRQRTSN
- a CDS encoding DUF4012 domain-containing protein, which gives rise to MTKSLNESQSSKNSSRQTGGRATRPRNRRRILITGIWTATAAAILSVAALWIGGRAETINTELDAAAQLVPQLKNQVAGNNAQQAGASVNRLRIHTAAARNAAEDPLWTLASAVPFLGPNFDAVSEIARTADDVATLGAAPLVKVFDSLNWDILLPTVSGTDLEPLKKAAPSAASAAHAVRISVERLERIETSRLLPEVADPLIRAKEELRSVTDTLDASADAALIIPDMLGAEGGRNYLLMIQNNAESRASGGIPGALAVVKLEDGKLTLGAQTTAGEIGTFSPSLPVDTQQQQIYTARLGKYMQDVNLTPDFPTAASSAVAMWEKKTGNSLDGVLSIDPVALSYILAATGPVEIADSDWSLANSGLPSELNAKNVVSTLLSDVYAKIERPELQDVYFAGVAQKIFAELALGNADAKRLIVGITQATSEGRVRVWSATSDEQKVIAKYPLGGSIAGESVGPAEFGVYFNDGTGAKMDYYVKRTVQLVKECPVDGYEQTSVRITSTNSAPLDAGTSLPAYVTGNGAFGVPPGSVQTNIVAYGPAQAHVETAELDGQRTGFAPYFHGDRPVGVLAVLLAPGESKTVDITFGKIPQQSEPNVVVTPTVQPVKDVTLPTENAVCS
- a CDS encoding nucleotidyltransferase family protein: MPDSANETQLSIPEGVLLGHALASRVADSLGIRAFFIKGPASVIQGLRQPRMSGDVDIFVAPSNLEQMLEGLRERGWRERPVDPDSRTFPKHSVTVDHPEWPCCIDVHFRFPGMENPASDCFEVMLVNTEDLELAGQEVRVPSTALGILILALHALRSPELPACRQELEFLAHLTERQAQASSVLEMAIATGSLAAMRPFLEDLLPKTAVLAWPQPSMEWRNRLLAQEPGSARLIAVLQAPWQIKPKMLWFAAFPQQEALLSVNIYADTSLRGRLLQHRARWARFLRSAPQLMRNLKGLDG
- a CDS encoding LPXTG cell wall anchor domain-containing protein, producing MKKTLAALALAGSIALIGSAPAMAATYPALPPQAAVSDGVVGPGEDFIFSGQGFLAGETLTITVTPGDAPASDGASIAGGAAVAGKISLYLAPSTLSTTADAQGKFSLPISITEPGNYSLTATGNTSGVTVGPLAVTVAASLANTGSITGGAPLANTGSGLANTGADSGLVLWTLVGAGALAAGATSVVVVRRRAKAEAAA
- the galU gene encoding UTP--glucose-1-phosphate uridylyltransferase GalU — translated: MTTGKAISKAVIPAAGLGTRFLPATKAMPKEMLPVVDRPAIQYVVEEAVKSGLTDLLMITGRNKRSLEDHFDREPGLERALELKGDTDRLESVQYASELGPIHYVRQGEAKGLGHAVLCAAQHVGDEPFAVLLGDDLIDEADDLLSTMMEVQQKTGGSVIALIEVDPSQISAYGCADITAVDGEEYVRVNSLVEKPAVGDAPSNLAVIGRYVLHPSVFGVLEHTAPGRGGEIQLTDALQTLAAGEGEGSGVYGVVFKGRRFDTGDKLSYLKAVITLASERVEFGEDLKTWMKGFVN
- a CDS encoding glycosyltransferase — its product is MSVSVAIIGTRGYPSYYGGFETAVRKLAPYLADAGWDVTVYGRHGATRDHDDGRDHRVRTVVTSGIESKSLSTLSYGLTAVLHAMRSKPDVALVMNVANGFWLPLLRLRGIPVVVNVDGIEWERAKWGRLAKGIFKLAARFTSWFGGTLVADAAEIQRRWIQGFSRESVFIPYGGDVPGVLPVEPGLESRSYALLVARFVPENTVAEFFDAAEVLAATTKIVIVGSSGYGGLLDERAAELARKYENVSWLGHVSDDRRLLALWQHAGAYFHGHSVGGTNPALVQAMACGAPTVARDTVYNREVLGDGAKFVAPQPEAIAAAISSLLNDTELQSSLSSTSLSRAREHYSWELVCRLYQETLVDSISAPISRESKRSPVAGKANS